A part of Prevotella melaninogenica genomic DNA contains:
- a CDS encoding site-specific integrase produces MKENKLKVSFFVQAKRTDKRGLVPVIGRISVGRTHSGFSTKCKTPLTLWDSRKQRLIGKSSMAVSVNQKLGECTALIHARFHEFSEREETFTATDVRDAYQGQIHRQALLLESFGEYLTLTKERIGIDRALKTFKLRTYQLSLLREYVQKKHRVSDVPLSQLDKAFIEGFEYYLTIDRKLKRSSISSTLSTLQTIVRMAVKKGVLDFYPFLGYSYERPKGEPRSITQEELERIIELKIEWENYRIVRDLFVFSCFSGLAISDVRNLREENIVLEEGELCIKGRRMKTKTPYRVQVLPPAWAIMERYRGKRAGFIFDVPTTDIILNGMHYIQRNIGMETPLTFHMARHTFASLITLSAGVPIETVSRMLGHTNLRTTQIYAAVSSERIHRDMQEVQQRIQDTFTLKL; encoded by the coding sequence ATGAAAGAAAACAAACTCAAAGTATCGTTCTTCGTTCAGGCGAAACGAACCGACAAGAGAGGACTTGTGCCTGTCATTGGGCGAATCTCCGTTGGCAGAACCCATTCGGGCTTCTCCACCAAGTGCAAGACTCCGCTCACTCTTTGGGACAGTCGTAAGCAAAGGCTTATCGGCAAGAGCAGCATGGCTGTGTCCGTCAATCAGAAACTCGGTGAATGCACCGCACTTATCCACGCACGCTTTCACGAATTCAGTGAAAGAGAAGAAACTTTTACCGCCACAGACGTGAGAGATGCCTATCAGGGGCAAATCCACCGTCAGGCCTTGCTCTTGGAGAGTTTTGGGGAGTATCTCACACTGACAAAGGAACGTATCGGTATCGACCGAGCCTTAAAGACGTTCAAACTCCGTACCTACCAACTCTCCCTGCTTCGTGAGTATGTGCAGAAGAAGCACAGGGTAAGCGACGTTCCCCTTTCACAGTTGGACAAAGCCTTTATCGAGGGCTTCGAGTATTATCTCACCATTGACCGAAAGCTGAAACGCAGCAGTATATCGAGTACCTTGTCTACTTTGCAGACCATCGTCCGCATGGCGGTGAAGAAAGGCGTGCTGGACTTCTATCCGTTCTTGGGCTACAGTTACGAGCGACCAAAAGGCGAACCGAGAAGCATTACGCAGGAAGAACTTGAGCGCATCATCGAGTTGAAGATTGAATGGGAAAACTACCGCATTGTCCGTGATTTGTTCGTCTTCTCCTGCTTTTCAGGGCTGGCAATCTCCGACGTCCGTAATCTTCGGGAGGAAAACATCGTTTTGGAAGAAGGCGAACTCTGCATCAAGGGCAGACGAATGAAGACCAAAACCCCGTACCGAGTACAGGTACTTCCCCCTGCTTGGGCGATAATGGAGCGGTACAGGGGAAAGCGTGCAGGTTTTATATTTGATGTTCCTACTACCGATATTATTCTCAATGGAATGCACTACATACAGAGAAACATCGGGATGGAAACTCCGCTGACCTTTCACATGGCAAGACACACCTTTGCATCGCTTATCACGCTTTCGGCAGGTGTACCTATTGAAACGGTGAGCCGTATGCTCGGACACACAAATTTGAGAACAACACAAATCTATGCAGCTGTTTCCTCCGAGAGAATCCATCGGGACATGCAGGAAGTGCAACAACGTATACAAGATACATTCACCTTAAAACTTTGA
- a CDS encoding nucleotidyl transferase AbiEii/AbiGii toxin family protein: MNRFLGLSDSQRKSVYESIADKVGLPAQVIEKDFWVTAILQTIFSLPIAEHLVFKGGTSLSKGWKLIERFSEDIDVAVNPVFLGAPEGDLTKKQIKKLRKASSLFVLEELTPMMCEELKRQGLLSFVTVNAQPNGEGDATYPEPRQIYLHYKSVFDKELTYLRPDIVLEVSARSLLEPTESIQIKSIIGEHLPITPLADSAIYTAIPAKTFLEKAFLLHELFSIPGHGMIAERKSRHLYDLYTMMNKDFAQKAIEDDALWESIRHHREIYTSVKDVDYTPDVRKRLRIVPREDILEEWKSDYQAMMESMIYGKKPSFEELLAALSELQERFRISK, encoded by the coding sequence ATGAATAGGTTTCTTGGATTATCCGACTCACAACGGAAAAGCGTCTATGAATCAATTGCAGATAAAGTCGGGTTACCCGCACAAGTGATAGAGAAAGATTTTTGGGTAACTGCAATCTTGCAAACTATCTTTTCACTTCCTATAGCAGAGCATCTTGTTTTCAAAGGCGGCACAAGTCTGAGCAAAGGTTGGAAACTTATAGAACGATTCTCGGAAGATATAGATGTTGCTGTCAATCCTGTTTTTCTTGGTGCTCCTGAAGGAGATCTCACGAAAAAACAAATCAAGAAATTGCGTAAGGCATCATCGCTTTTTGTTTTAGAGGAACTAACCCCTATGATGTGTGAAGAACTAAAAAGACAAGGCTTGCTGTCGTTTGTCACAGTTAATGCCCAACCCAATGGCGAAGGTGACGCCACCTATCCCGAGCCACGTCAGATTTATCTTCACTACAAATCAGTTTTTGACAAGGAGCTTACATATCTCCGCCCTGATATTGTATTGGAAGTGAGTGCACGTTCATTGCTTGAACCGACAGAATCAATACAAATTAAAAGTATTATTGGAGAGCATCTTCCGATTACACCATTGGCTGACAGTGCCATTTATACTGCTATTCCCGCAAAGACATTCCTTGAAAAGGCATTCTTGCTTCACGAACTCTTCTCCATTCCCGGACACGGAATGATAGCAGAGCGCAAGAGCCGACATCTTTATGACCTTTACACCATGATGAATAAAGATTTTGCACAGAAAGCCATTGAAGATGATGCATTATGGGAATCTATTCGTCATCATAGAGAAATTTATACTTCAGTGAAAGATGTGGATTATACTCCCGATGTACGCAAACGTCTCCGGATTGTCCCCCGAGAAGATATTCTTGAAGAATGGAAATCAGACTATCAGGCAATGATGGAATCAATGATTTATGGGAAAAAACCTTCATTTGAAGAACTATTAGCTGCACTATCCGAACTTCAAGAAAGGTTTAGGATAAGCAAATAG
- a CDS encoding DUF6088 family protein, with the protein MTKSIESKILIKSKKCGRGSVFFVGDFISYGNRDAVNKALERLVEKGQMLRVARGIYCYPKMEKVYGLGMVPPSLEDIAKAMAKRDGARIVPTGLYAQYQLGLTQQIPMNIAYLTDGVSRTINLGEGKNIKFKRVSPRYFSIRSRLALLLTTALKDWKVENLTDEQVATIKMKLNENPHLQVADLKLMPSKVREFIVGLYE; encoded by the coding sequence ATGACAAAAAGCATTGAAAGTAAAATACTTATAAAATCAAAAAAGTGCGGACGTGGTTCTGTTTTTTTTGTGGGGGATTTTATTTCGTATGGCAATCGAGATGCCGTTAATAAGGCTTTGGAACGTCTCGTAGAAAAAGGACAGATGCTTAGAGTTGCACGTGGCATTTATTGCTATCCCAAAATGGAAAAAGTATATGGTCTGGGTATGGTTCCTCCATCGCTTGAGGATATTGCCAAAGCAATGGCAAAAAGGGATGGCGCAAGAATTGTCCCAACGGGGCTTTATGCCCAATACCAGTTAGGACTGACTCAACAGATACCGATGAACATAGCTTACTTAACCGATGGCGTCTCACGTACTATAAATCTTGGCGAAGGGAAAAACATAAAATTCAAGCGCGTCTCTCCCAGATATTTCTCCATCCGTAGCCGGTTGGCCCTTCTCTTAACAACAGCTCTTAAAGACTGGAAAGTAGAGAACCTGACTGATGAGCAGGTTGCTACCATTAAAATGAAGTTAAACGAAAATCCTCACCTTCAAGTTGCAGACCTCAAACTGATGCCTTCAAAGGTAAGGGAATTTATAGTTGGTCTATATGAATAG
- a CDS encoding helix-turn-helix domain-containing protein, giving the protein MPYIDYKTEDTWQKRLFDKLISVEDKLDRLLVLQDQSVDTTVHPPLKPEYLDIIDVSKILKVEQKTVYNWVWAGKIPYLKANGRLLFLREEIDEMLRRRDSW; this is encoded by the coding sequence ATGCCGTACATAGATTATAAAACCGAAGACACTTGGCAAAAACGCCTGTTCGACAAGCTGATAAGCGTCGAGGATAAACTCGACCGCCTGCTTGTCCTGCAGGATCAATCTGTTGACACAACCGTCCATCCTCCCTTGAAACCCGAATACTTGGATATCATTGATGTATCCAAGATTCTCAAAGTGGAGCAAAAGACCGTTTACAACTGGGTTTGGGCAGGAAAAATTCCTTATCTCAAAGCCAATGGGCGATTACTTTTTCTCAGGGAAGAGATTGACGAGATGCTGAGAAGGCGAGATAGTTGGTAA
- a CDS encoding bifunctional DNA primase/helicase, with protein MIEKEQILLLTQGGLNVFSHFLGFEVNLHRNFRSPFYDDRRASCHIYYDRKTSSYKFYDHGDTTYSGDCFWFVATLRNLNLKTSFPEVLETIVQELGLYSLCNGEKHSSHITSAYKETIVPTPKADMNKCTEERPYSFEIQPFDDGLLNYWAHYGIHEDTLRRFRVRSLKRYESVSAEGKKFELYSSPTEPMFAYIGNGYVKIYRPHSPKIRFLYGGRMPATYCFGMEQIPAKGDMLFITGGEKDVLSLYAHGFNAICFNSETAQIPTSIIESLQLRFRHIILLYDADETGVREAHKQSEHLAEYKVLNLSLPLCGTKSEKDISDFFALGNGAKELKELLAKMFSDLYSQTMMMLRSCEIDYENPPDISKSVVAVNGVPLGTQDNLFCITGGEGTGKSNYVGAILAGTLGEKRLPIEKTLGLEITANPKGLAVLHYDTEQSEAQLHKNLGKTLRRASLTAVPEFCHSLYLASMSRKDRLKLIRESMDLFHHRHGGIHLVVIDGIADLIRSANDETESIAIVDELYRLAGIYNTCIICVLHFVPNGIKLRGHIGSELQRKAAGILSIEKDDNPEYSVVKALKVRDGSPLDVPMMLFGWDKAEDMHVYRGEKSKEDKEKRKTEELIAVVKEAFRNSFKLTYQELCEVLMREMEIKDRTAKKYIAYMKEQRILAQDTNGNYQKGELCRT; from the coding sequence ATGATAGAAAAGGAACAGATTCTTTTACTTACACAAGGAGGTCTGAATGTGTTTTCACATTTCCTTGGCTTTGAGGTAAACCTTCATCGCAACTTCCGAAGTCCTTTCTATGACGACAGGCGGGCTTCCTGCCATATCTACTACGACAGGAAGACTTCTTCTTACAAATTCTATGATCATGGAGATACCACCTATTCTGGGGATTGCTTCTGGTTTGTGGCAACCCTCCGTAATTTGAACCTGAAAACAAGTTTTCCCGAAGTATTGGAAACGATAGTACAAGAACTTGGATTGTATTCTTTATGTAATGGTGAAAAGCATAGCAGCCATATCACGTCAGCATATAAAGAAACTATTGTTCCCACTCCTAAGGCTGATATGAACAAGTGTACGGAAGAACGTCCATATAGTTTTGAGATACAGCCATTTGACGATGGGCTGCTGAACTATTGGGCACATTATGGCATCCATGAGGATACACTCCGTCGCTTTCGTGTACGGAGTCTTAAACGCTACGAAAGTGTATCTGCTGAAGGCAAGAAGTTTGAACTTTATAGCTCACCTACGGAACCTATGTTTGCCTATATCGGAAACGGCTATGTAAAGATATACCGACCTCACAGTCCAAAAATCCGCTTTCTTTATGGTGGACGGATGCCTGCCACTTATTGCTTTGGAATGGAGCAGATTCCTGCCAAAGGAGATATGCTTTTCATTACAGGTGGAGAAAAAGATGTCCTCTCATTGTATGCACACGGCTTCAATGCAATTTGTTTCAACAGTGAAACGGCACAGATACCGACAAGTATCATTGAGAGCCTTCAGCTTCGTTTTAGGCATATAATACTCTTGTATGATGCGGATGAAACAGGTGTACGAGAGGCACATAAACAGTCTGAACATCTGGCGGAATACAAGGTCTTGAACCTTTCACTTCCGCTCTGTGGCACGAAGTCCGAAAAAGACATTTCAGATTTCTTTGCCTTAGGCAACGGGGCAAAGGAACTGAAAGAGCTGCTTGCCAAGATGTTCTCAGATCTATATAGCCAAACCATGATGATGTTACGTTCCTGTGAGATTGATTATGAGAATCCACCAGACATTTCCAAATCGGTTGTGGCTGTGAATGGTGTTCCACTAGGAACGCAGGACAATCTGTTCTGCATTACCGGAGGTGAAGGTACAGGCAAGAGCAACTATGTGGGTGCTATCCTTGCCGGGACATTGGGAGAAAAACGATTGCCGATAGAGAAGACCTTGGGATTGGAGATTACCGCCAATCCCAAAGGCTTAGCGGTCCTACACTATGACACGGAACAGTCCGAGGCACAGCTGCACAAGAACTTGGGTAAGACACTGCGTAGGGCTTCTTTGACGGCAGTACCGGAGTTTTGCCATTCCCTGTACCTTGCCTCTATGTCCCGTAAGGACAGGCTGAAACTTATCCGTGAGAGTATGGATTTGTTTCATCACAGGCATGGAGGTATCCATCTTGTGGTGATTGACGGAATAGCCGACTTGATACGTTCTGCCAACGATGAAACGGAAAGTATTGCCATTGTGGACGAGCTCTATCGCTTGGCAGGGATTTATAATACCTGTATCATTTGCGTGCTACACTTCGTACCGAATGGTATTAAACTCCGTGGGCATATCGGCTCAGAATTGCAGCGCAAGGCAGCGGGAATTCTTTCCATAGAGAAAGATGACAATCCCGAATACTCGGTCGTAAAAGCATTGAAAGTCCGTGACGGAAGTCCGTTGGACGTACCGATGATGCTTTTCGGCTGGGATAAGGCAGAGGACATGCACGTCTATCGTGGCGAGAAGTCTAAAGAGGACAAGGAAAAGCGCAAGACTGAAGAACTCATTGCCGTTGTCAAAGAAGCCTTCCGAAATTCTTTCAAGCTCACTTACCAAGAACTTTGTGAGGTTCTGATGCGCGAAATGGAAATCAAGGACAGAACAGCAAAGAAATACATCGCCTATATGAAAGAACAACGTATCTTGGCACAAGATACCAATGGTAACTATCAAAAAGGAGAACTATGCCGTACATAG